A region of the Spirochaetaceae bacterium genome:
TCGATGCAAGAGAGCGGGCTGCCGAAGCTGCTCATTTGCTGCGCCGGTTGCTCTCCGGAGAAAGACTGGAGAAAACCTGGATTCGAATGCCGATCACTCCTCCGTCAGTGACGCTGCTCACCGCTCACGGCGCTTATGCGGATATGATTGCAGAAGGCCAACGCTGGATCAGCCCGGAGTTGCCGTTGGTTTCAGTAGTCGGCGGTTTTGCTTTTGGCGATACTCCGGAGAATGGCTTGACCATCCTGACCTATGGTTCCGGCCGCAAACCGAAACAGTTAGCCCTGAAACTGGCAGAAATGGCGTGGGCGGATCGGGAACGTTTTCGTTTCCACCTGACTCCTCTTGAGGAAGCGATCCGGCGGGCAGTAGAGGCCGGACAGAGCCCTGGAGGGCCAACGGTTTGTCTGGCCGATGTGGCTGACAATCCAGGTGGGGGAGGCCGCGGCAACACCACGGATATTCTGGAAGGTTTGTTGGCGGCCAATGTGCAACATGCACTGTACGGGAATTTCGTTGACCCTGTTGTCGCCGCCCGTTGCCACGAGGCGGGGGTCGGAGCACGATTGCCGGTCGTTTTCAATGCAACCAACGCGGACACTCAGGGACGAGCCGTTCCGGCTGAAATAGAGGTGCTGGGGCTGTCCGATGGCAACATTGTTGGGAGACGAGGGATTTATCGGGGACGCACAGCGAAACTTGGCCGTGCAGCGTTGGTGCGCTGCGGAGGATTGACCATGATTGTCTGTTCTCGTCGGGTGCAGTGTGCCGATCCTGCGTTTTTCGAGAGTTTTTCTCTGGACATCGGAGTCTTCCGTTCCCTGACAGTCAAATCTCGTGGCCATTTTCGTGCCGGTTTTGATGAGTATTATCGCCACGAGCAGATTCTCGAAGTCGATGCGGCGGGGTTGACGTCGCCAGTGCTGGCACGCTTCTCCTGGAAGGGGCTCCCTCGACCGGTTTGGCCGTTGGATTTGGACACGCAATGGACACCACCGGAGCTAGGAATGTTGTAATACCATTTGTCGATTATCTCGAATCGAAAGGAAGGTCACGATGACGGACGTGATGGAGGGGCAAGCGCCGACTCGGTGAGCAAGCAAGTTCGTGACGGCGAATTCGTCGGGCCTCAGTCTCCCGCCTACGCACGGCCGTCACCCCGACAGGACTCGCCGCACCTCGTCCGCATCCACCGCCAGCGCCGCGGCGATCGCCTCGGTATCCTGTCCCAGGCCATGCAGGCGGCGGATCGCCTGCGCGTGCAGCAGGCGCAGTTCCTGCTCCGCCTGCTGCCGCTGCTGCTCCGCCTGGTGTCGAGCCCGCTTCGCTCGCTGCGCCCGCTGCCGCTCCTGCTCCGCACGACGCTTGTGGTACTCCAACTGCCGCATCAACAGGATCGAGTCCCGGAACAGCAGGTCCTCACCCTCCATGCTGCGCCGCACCTCTTCTTCCGCCATCGCCTCCCGCAACTGCCGCAGCACAAAGGCGCACTCCGCCGGATACTCCCCTTCCTCGATCGTCAGCACGTGCGCGTCGCCACGACCGTTGCCTTTTACCAGTCCCTGGTCGAAGATCGCCAGCAGCCGCTCCAGCTCGTCCCGCCGCCGGCTCGCCAGCCGCGGGATCTGGATGATGTGGCTGCGGTGATGGATGCCCTCCACCAGTGGATGGCTCGCCGCAAGCTCCCGCCCCGTGCGCCGCTCGGTCACCCGCGGACAGACGTCGATCACCGCTTCGGCCGACAGACCATCCGGGGCGTAGCCCAGGAAGTAGATCGTCACGATCGGCACCGCTTCGGCGCGGCCCGAAGGGAGGGTGAGGA
Encoded here:
- a CDS encoding M81 family metallopeptidase, which gives rise to MSVEKPRIAMLGMHLESNAFAPVTTENDFGYLEGAAILVEAAKSAPAMPAEIRGFIEAMSAAGAWEPVPIVITGAEPGGPAEQSFVDECMARMRAMLTAAGPLDGIFVSNHGAMTATGGTDPDGEIYALARDAVGMNKPVIATVDLHANISERMVHSVDAIISYRTNPHVDARERAAEAAHLLRRLLSGERLEKTWIRMPITPPSVTLLTAHGAYADMIAEGQRWISPELPLVSVVGGFAFGDTPENGLTILTYGSGRKPKQLALKLAEMAWADRERFRFHLTPLEEAIRRAVEAGQSPGGPTVCLADVADNPGGGGRGNTTDILEGLLAANVQHALYGNFVDPVVAARCHEAGVGARLPVVFNATNADTQGRAVPAEIEVLGLSDGNIVGRRGIYRGRTAKLGRAALVRCGGLTMIVCSRRVQCADPAFFESFSLDIGVFRSLTVKSRGHFRAGFDEYYRHEQILEVDAAGLTSPVLARFSWKGLPRPVWPLDLDTQWTPPELGML